In one Nicotiana tomentosiformis chromosome 6, ASM39032v3, whole genome shotgun sequence genomic region, the following are encoded:
- the LOC104121060 gene encoding cytochrome P450 714C2-like, which produces MFSLGNTLIMHVTQPEMVREITTCTSLDLGKPTYQAKERGSLLGNGIVTSNGPFWAHQRKILAPELYLEKVKGMINLIQDSALTLLSSWNNQVEAQGENADIKIDPDMRSFSGDVISKACFGSNFSKGEEIFFKLRALQEAASKRVLSIGIPGIRYLPTKNNRKTWALEKEIKELILKIVKERREAGSEKDLLQMVIEGARDSKLISNDTLIDHFIVDNCKNIYLAGYETTAVAATWCLMLLAANPNWQQRIRAEVLQICKGRIPDADMIRKMKQLTMAITESLRLYPPVAVVSREALKEIKFGGINVPKGVNLWTIVTKLHTDPKIWGTDSYKFNPERFANGIKGACKFPHVYMPFGVGPRVCLGQNLAMMELKILISLILTKFSFSLSPKYIHSPALNLLIEPGNGVYLSMRKL; this is translated from the exons ATGTTTTCTCTTGGCAACACACTAATAATGCATGTGACACAACCAGAAATGGTAAGAGAGATCACTACTTGCACATCCCTTGACTTGGGTAAGCCAACCTATCAAGCTAAAGAGAGGGGTTCTTTGCTAGGCAATGGAATCGTAACTTCAAATGGACCTTTTTGGGCACATCAAAGAAAGATTCTTGCTCCTGAGTTATATTTGGAAAAAGTTAAG GGAATGATAAATTTAATACAAGATTCTGCATTAACATTGTTGAGTTCATGGAATAATCAAGTAGAAGCTCAAGGTGAGAATGCTGATATCAAAATTGATCCGGACATGAGAAGTTTTTCTGGAGATGTAATTTCTAAAGCATGTTTTGGAAGCAATTTTTCCAAAGGAGAAGAGATCTTTTTTAAGCTCAGAGCTCTCCAGGAAGCTGCTTCCAAAAGAGTCCTCTCTATTGGAATTCCAGGCATAAG GTATCTTCCTACCAAGAACAACAGGAAGACATGGGCCTTAGAGAAAGAAATCAAAGAATTAATCTTGAAAATAGTGAAGGAAAGAAGGGAAGCTGGATCCGAAAAAGATTTACTACAAATGGTTATTGAAGGAGCCAGAGACAGTAAACTAATTAGCAATGATACATTAATTGATCATTTCATAGTTGATAACTGCAAAAACATTTACTTGGCTGGTTATGAGACCACTGCTGTTGCAGCTACATGGTGTCTCATGCTTTTAGCTGCAAATCCAAATTGGCAACAACGTATTCGTGCTGAGGTCCTACAAATTTGTAAGGGTCGAATTCCTGATGCTGACATGATTCGAAAGATGAAACAG TTAACAATGGCTATTACCGAATCATTGCGTCTTTATCCACCAGTAGCAGTGGTATCAAGGGAAGCCTTAAAGGAAATTAAATTTGGAGGTATTAATGTGCCTAAGGGGGTCAATCTTTGGACAATAGTGACAAAATTACACACTGATCCAAAAATATGGGGAACAGATTCTTACAAATTTAATCCAGAAAGATTTGCAAATGGAATTAAAGGTGCATGTAAATTTCCACATGTTTATATGCCTTTTGGTGTTGGACCAAGGGTGTGTTTGGGACAAAATTTGGCTATGATGGAACTTAAAATACTCATTTCATTAATTTTGACCaaattttctttctctctttcccCAAAGTATATTCACTCTCCGGCTCTGAATTTGCTTATTGAGCCTGGAAATGGTGTGTATCTATCAATGAGGAAGTTGTGA
- the LOC138894859 gene encoding uncharacterized protein: MTSKESNTGVVDPPREIVESESELKEEVHRLKHQMAEMYQAWIMGHPPPSFFANYTKNPAFIPPLAQAQNPTTVDLSPQHAPDPYSYTPHFEPPVETEKPSRNVEQDEIFRKVKSLEQSLKNMQGIGSQVSVVYKDLCLFPDVQLPAGFKMPKFDMYDGHGDPVAHLRGFCSKMRGAGGKDELLMAYFSQSLSGEALEWYTRQDASRWYIWDDLAQAFARHFQYNIDIIPDRLSLTKVEKKPSERFREYGFRWREQVARVNPLMEEDEMSYAQPPPYPQWHAPTPQNPYPPPQPYRNPTGPSFRSRPDYRKERQQRKETFTPLRESYTSLFQRLRQLDVLRPIEPKIPNPPPRNLDYSLRCAYYSDAPGHDTEKCWHLKRAIQELIDTYQIVVQSPEAPNINQNPFPAHVETHMIEIVHKDGEPKNSSKSVTMIRASESNPVKAPDFAKAMPLTIEGVSERLSTLNVKPSVLVVKGPPIDVEANQKKQKVIVAYKGKEVEEEVNETGGLTRSGRCFTLEELRKAKPFKDGLIPVKKPVTEEEAEEFLKKIKM, translated from the exons atgactagcaaagagTCAAACACGGGTGTTGTTGACCCGCCGAGGGAGATTGTAGAATCAgagtctgaattgaaagaggaggtccacaggttgaagcatcaaatggcTGAAATGTATCAAGCCTGGATCATGGGGCATCCTCCACCTTCATTTTTCGCTAACTACACAAAAAATCCCGCTTTCATCCCACCACTGGCACAAGCCCAGAATCCCACTACCGTTGATCTTTCCCCTCAGCATGCACCGG ATCCTTATTCCTACACCCCTCACTTTGAACCTCCTGTTGAAActgagaaaccatcccggaacgtGGAGCAGGATGAGATATTTAGGAAAGTGAAGAGTCTAGAACAATccttgaagaacatgcaagggataggaagccaagtaagCGTGGTttacaaggatttatgcttattccctgatgtccaactgcccgctgggttcaagatgcccaagtttgacatgtacgatggacatggagatcccgtggcccatttgagaggctttTGCAGCAAGATGAGAGGCGCCGGTGGAAAAGACGAATTATTAATGGCGTATTTCAGTCAGAGTCTGAGTGGGGAGGCTTTGgaatggtacacccgccaagacGCTAGCAGGTGGTATATATGGGATgacttggctcaggcctttgctcggcactttcagtacaatatagacattatcccggatcgcctatctttgaccaaggtagagaagaaGCCCAGTGAGAGAtttagggaatatggtttcagatggagagaacaagttGCACGGGTCAATCCTCTaatggaagaagatgagatg TCATATGCGcaaccccctccttacccgcaatggcatgctccaactccacaaaatccttATCCACCCCCACAACCATACCGAAACCCTACTGGTCCAAGCTTTAGATCAAGGCCGGATTATAGAAAAGAGAGGCAGCAACGGAAAGAAACCTTCACTCCTCTTAGAGAGTCGTATACCAGTTTGTTTCaaaggttgaggcagttggacGTTTTGAGGCCGATTGAGCCAAAGATACCAAATCCACCTCCAAGGAACCTTGATTATTCCCTCAGATGTGCATATTATTCTGATGCCCCAGGGCACGACACAGAGAAGTGTtggcatttgaagagggcgatccaagagcttattgatacatatcaaattgtggtccagagcccggaggcgccaaacatcaaccaaaatccttttcCGGCTCATGTAGAGACACATATgattgagatagttcataaggatggggagcccaagaattcttccaagtctGTCACGATGATCCGGGCTAGCGAAAGTAATCCAGTTAAAGCTCCAGATTTTGCAAAAGCAATGCCTTTGACAATTGAAGGGGTGTCGGAGAGGCTAAGCACGCTCAACGTGAAGCCATCTGTATTGGTTGTGAAAGGGCCTCCGATTGATGTTGAAGCGAACCAGAAAAAGCAAAAA gtgatagtagcatataaagggaaagaagtagaggaagaagtcaatgaaacCGGAGGACTGACTCGTTCTGGGAGATGTTTTACCCTAGAAGAACTGAGGAAAGCCAAGCCATTCAAGGATGGCCTCATCCCAGTAAAGAAgccggtcactgaagaagaggctgaagagttcctgaaaaagataaaaatgtaa
- the LOC138894860 gene encoding uncharacterized protein translates to MITFSDDELPMEGTEHNQALYLTMKCEDSAVSRVLVDNGSSANICPLSTLQKLNIGTERIHMNNALDTCCQGNPVFSASNGKVRMGQAGNSCACSFDAGFNDMTCMRNFQLNLKSQSNSEITIQEVECDDETEYDEEAAFQEINPLKYIFQKPMPTGRLAKWQILLTEFDIIYVTRTAMKAQALDDHLAENPVDEEYEPLKTYFPNEEVMYVDEDDHNEKPGWKLFFDGAANMKGVGIGAVLISETRHHYPVTAQLQFYCTNNMAEYEACILGLRLAIDMGVQEILVLGDSNLSVEFRNIPRIHNEIADALATLASMLHHPDKTYVDPLHIQIHDQHAYCNMVEEEPDGEPWFHDVKEYIKSGVYPVHAIGDQKRTIRHLASGFFLIGGILYKRTLDLGLLRCIDAKQASTIMAEVHSGVCGLHMNGYILAKKILRAGYYWLTMERDCISFIRKCHQCQVHSDLIHSPPSELHTMSVPWPFVVWGMDVIGPIESAASNGHRFILVAIDYFTKWVEAVTFKSVTKKAVVDFVHSNIICRFGIPKVIITDNAANLNSHLMK, encoded by the exons atgatcactttctcagatgatgaacttcctatggAGGGTACAGAGCACAACCAAGCTCTTTATCTCACAATGAAGTGTGAGGATTCTGCTGTCTCAAGGGTACTGGTTGATAACGGTTCTAGTGCAAATATTtgccctctgtccactttgcaaaagttgaatatcggcactgaaaggatccacatgaacaat GCCCTAGATACATGCTGCCAAGGCAATCccgtcttctctgcatcaaatggtaaagttcgaaTGGGACAGGCAGGAAATAGTTGTGCATG ttcttttgatgctggtttcaatgacatgacatgcatgaggaattttcagctaaatcttaaaagccaatctaattcCGAAATAACAATCCAAGAAGTAGAGTgtgatgatgaaacagaatatgatgaagaagcagcatttcaggaaatca atcctctaaagtatatctttcagaagcctatgcctaCAGGAAGattagcaaagtggcagattttactcacagagtttgacatcatctatgtgactcggaccgcgatgaaagcccaagccctGGACGATCACTTGGCTGAGAATCCAGTGGATGAAGAATATGAGccactgaagacttattttcctaatgaagaagtgatgtatgttgaTGAGGATGATCATAATGAAAAGccaggttggaaactcttctttgatggagctgctaacatgaaaggtgtcggaataggggcagtactcatttctgaaacaaggCATCACTACCCCGTAACAGCTCAACTTCAATTTTATTGCACTAATAACATGGCTGAATACGAGGCATGCATTCTGGGTTTGAGGCTAGCTATAGACATGGGAGTTCAagaaatattggttttgggagattcgaattt gtcggtagaattcaggaatattcccaggattcataatgagattgcCGATGCCTTGGCTACTCTGGCGTCAATGTTACACCATCCGGATAAGACTTATGTCGACCCTCTGCATATTCAAATCCATGATCAGCATGCCTATTGCAATATGGTTGAGGAGGAACCTGATGGTGAGCCTTGGTTCCATGATGTCAAGGAATACATCAAATCGGGGGTATATCCGGTACATGCCATAGgtgatcaaaagagaaccattcgacATCTGGCTAGTGGATTTTTCTTAATTGGGGGAATATTGTACAAGAGAACTCTAGATCTAGGATTACTAAGGTGCATAGATGCTAAACAAGCTTCGACTATCATGGCCGAAGTGCATTCTGGAGTTTGCGGGCTGCATATGAATGGGTACATCTTGGCAaagaagattcttcgagcaggttattattggctcaccatggaacgagattgcatcagcttcattcgcaaatgtcatcaatgccaggtgcacagtgatttgattcattccccgccATCTGAGTTGCACACAATGTCTGTACCTTGGCCCTTCGTtgtttggggcatggatgtcattggaccaattgAGTCGGCAGCGTCAAATgggcataggtttattctggtggccattgattactttaccaagtgggtcgaagctgtaactttcaagtccgtgaccaagaaggcggtggtagattttgttcattcaaacatcatttgTCGGTTTGGAATTCCCAAGGTAATcatcacagataatgctgctaacctcaacagtcatttgatgaaatag
- the LOC138894861 gene encoding uncharacterized protein gives MGQVAPYQRQQGYIQQNQQLTYQQPQQQQIMRPDDGFTKLEGMLQQLIGSTGKMQQRVDSHESAIKGIEIQLGQISMALNNCPQGTLPIDTQVNPKEQGPKQLMEVSLRNGRDLDLEQEMARESRPTETLVPVPIEIDDSTGLTEVTIQHVPAETSKEKEVAKETELEQEKAAETVPEQVQNQTTLKKRPPAPFPQRLAEYQKDEQYKKFLEMLKQIQVNIPLIDALKEMPGYTKMMKDLMSCKFDFQDLATIILTRTCSTVVTRPIAEKLSDPWSFTIPCTIGNYAFAKALCDLGANINLMPLTIYKRLRIGRARPISMLLQLADRTVKRPSGILDDVLVQVGKFVFPANFVILDYRVDEEIPIILGRPFLATGRALIDCETGELKMRLNDEEITFNVQKSIW, from the coding sequence ATGGGTCAAGTTgcgccttaccaaaggcaacagggctacatccagcaaaatcagcagctgacttatcaacaacctcaacaacaacagattATGAGACCAGATGATGGGTTTACTAAACTTGAGGGAATGCTGCAACAATTGATTGGGTCCACGGGAAAAATGCAACAGAGGGTAGACTCGCATGAATCAGCGATAAAgggtattgagattcaattaggacaaATTTCTATGGCCCTAAACAATTGTCCCCAAGGGACGTTACCTATAGATACACAAGTTAATCCAAAAGAACAGGGCCCGAAACAGCTTATGGAAGTAAGTctacgaaatggtagagacctagatctggaGCAAGAGATGGCTCGCGAAAGCCGGCCTactgaaacacttgtgccagTACCCATCGAGATAGATGACTCAACAGGGTTAACAGAGGTGACGATACAACATGTGCCAGCTGAAACAAGCAAAGAAAAGGAAGTCGCAAAGGAAACTGAGTTAGAGCAAGAGAAGGCAGCAGAAACAGTGCCAGAGCAGGTTCAAAATCAAACCACATTAAAGAAGCGGCCTCCAGCACCCTTCCCCCAAAGATTGGCCGAATACCAAAAAGACGAGCAATATAAGAAATTTTTGGAGATGTTGAAGCAAATTCAGGTAAACATTCCATTGATTGATGCCTTAAAGGAAATGCCTGGTTatacaaaaatgatgaaggacttgatgtcttgtaagtttgactttcaagacttggccacGATTATACTGACTCGGACATGTAGTACTGTTGTGACaagacccatagctgagaagttatctgatccatggagtttcacaatcccatgcacaataggcaactatgcgtttgctaaggcactttgtgatttgggggcaaacaTAAATTTGATGCCCTTGACTATCTACAAAAGGTTACGCATTGGAAGAGCTAGACCCATATCTATGTTGTTACAGCTGGCCGATCGGacagtgaagaggccctctggtatccttgatgatgtattagtacaGGTAGGGAAGTTTGTTTTCCCAGCAAATTTTGTCATTTTAGACTAccgggttgacgaggagattcccataattttgggaaggccattcttggccactgggagagccctaattgattgtgaaactggagAGCTAAAGATGAGATTGAACGATGAAGAGATAACGTTTAATGTGCAGAAATCTATATGGTGA